One stretch of Pseudomonas azotoformans DNA includes these proteins:
- the hisS gene encoding histidine--tRNA ligase, protein MSKSLQAIRGMNDILPEQTPLWRYFEGTVARLLDNYGYKQIRMPIVEFTELFKRSIGEVTDIVEKEMYTFEDRNGDSLTLRPEGTAACVRAVLEHGLTGAGQPQKLWYIGPMFRHERPQKGRYRQFHQIGLEVFNIDGPDIDAELIVLTWRLWGLLGIRDAVKLELNSLGTSESRGRYKVALVEYLSAHLDKLDEDSQRRLKTNPLRVLDTKNADTQAVLVNAPKMADYLDDESRIHFEGLKARLEAAGIPFVINTKLVRGLDYYSKTVFEWVTDKLGAQGTVCAGGRYDGLVEQMGGKPTTGVGFAMGIERLILLLETLEQVPEEISRQVDVYLCAFGEAAELAALALSEKVRDQLPNLRLQVNAGAGSFKSQFKKADKSGALYALILGEDELAQQVIGFKPLRGQGEQQNIAFDALAAHLATCVVQG, encoded by the coding sequence GTGAGCAAGTCTCTGCAAGCCATTCGTGGCATGAACGACATCCTTCCGGAGCAGACGCCGCTGTGGCGCTACTTCGAGGGCACTGTTGCGCGCCTGCTGGATAACTACGGTTACAAGCAGATCCGCATGCCGATCGTCGAGTTCACCGAGCTGTTCAAGCGCTCCATCGGTGAAGTGACCGACATCGTCGAAAAAGAGATGTACACCTTTGAAGACCGCAACGGCGACTCCCTGACCCTGCGTCCGGAAGGTACTGCCGCGTGCGTGCGCGCCGTGCTCGAACATGGCCTCACCGGCGCTGGCCAGCCGCAGAAACTGTGGTACATCGGCCCGATGTTCCGTCACGAACGCCCACAGAAAGGCCGTTATCGCCAGTTTCACCAGATCGGCCTGGAAGTGTTCAACATCGACGGCCCGGACATCGATGCCGAGTTGATCGTACTGACTTGGCGCCTGTGGGGCCTGCTGGGCATCCGCGACGCGGTCAAGCTTGAACTCAACAGCCTGGGCACCAGCGAATCCCGTGGTCGTTATAAAGTGGCCCTGGTCGAGTACCTGTCGGCCCACCTGGACAAGTTGGACGAAGACAGCCAGCGCCGCCTGAAAACCAACCCGTTGCGCGTCCTCGATACCAAGAACGCCGACACCCAGGCCGTGCTGGTCAACGCGCCGAAAATGGCCGATTACCTGGACGACGAATCCCGTATCCACTTCGAAGGCCTCAAGGCTCGCCTGGAAGCGGCCGGTATTCCGTTTGTGATCAACACCAAGCTGGTTCGCGGCCTCGACTACTACAGCAAGACCGTATTCGAGTGGGTCACCGACAAACTCGGCGCCCAGGGCACCGTGTGTGCCGGTGGCCGTTACGACGGCCTGGTCGAGCAGATGGGCGGCAAGCCGACCACCGGCGTGGGCTTCGCCATGGGCATCGAGCGGCTGATCCTGCTGCTGGAAACCCTGGAGCAGGTCCCGGAAGAGATCTCCCGTCAGGTGGACGTGTACCTGTGCGCCTTTGGCGAGGCCGCCGAATTGGCTGCCCTGGCCTTGAGCGAGAAAGTGCGCGATCAACTGCCGAACCTGCGCCTGCAGGTCAACGCCGGCGCTGGCAGCTTCAAGAGCCAGTTCAAGAAGGCCGACAAGAGCGGTGCATTGTATGCACTGATCCTCGGCGAAGACGAACTGGCCCAGCAAGTGATAGGTTTCAAACCCCTGCGTGGCCAGGGTGAGCAACAGAACATTGCCTTTGATGCGCTCGCTGCGCACTTGGCCACCTGCGTCGTGCAGGGTTGA
- the ispG gene encoding flavodoxin-dependent (E)-4-hydroxy-3-methylbut-2-enyl-diphosphate synthase, producing the protein MHGESPIKRRVSRKIWVGSVPVGGDAPIAVQSMTNSDTNDVAATVAQINRLEAAGVDIVRVSVPDMDAAEAFGRIKQLVKVPLVADIHFDHKIALRVAELGVDCLRINPGNIGSEARVRAVVDAARDRGIPIRIGVNAGSLEKDLQKKYGEPTPAALVESALRHVEHLERLNFQDYKVSVKASDVFMAVEAYRLLAKEIVQPLHLGITEAGGLRSGTVKSAVGLGMLLAEGIGDTIRISLAADPVEEVKVGYDILKSLRLRSRGINFIACPSCSRQNFDVVKTMNELEGRLEDLLVPLDVAVIGCVVNGPGEAKEAHIGLTGGSPNLIYIDGKPSQKLTNDNLVDDLERLIREKAAEKVAADAALIARG; encoded by the coding sequence ATGCACGGCGAATCTCCAATCAAACGTCGCGTATCGCGCAAAATCTGGGTCGGCTCGGTGCCGGTGGGTGGCGACGCCCCCATCGCCGTACAGAGCATGACCAACAGCGACACCAATGACGTGGCCGCCACCGTTGCCCAGATCAACCGTCTGGAAGCCGCTGGCGTGGACATCGTGCGCGTTTCCGTGCCGGACATGGACGCTGCCGAGGCCTTCGGTCGCATCAAGCAACTGGTCAAGGTGCCGTTGGTTGCCGACATTCACTTCGACCACAAGATCGCATTGCGCGTGGCCGAATTGGGTGTGGACTGCCTGCGTATCAACCCGGGCAACATCGGCAGCGAAGCCCGTGTGCGTGCGGTGGTGGATGCTGCTCGGGATCGGGGCATTCCGATCCGCATCGGCGTCAACGCCGGTTCCCTGGAAAAAGACCTGCAAAAGAAATATGGCGAGCCGACCCCGGCGGCGCTGGTTGAATCGGCGCTGCGCCACGTTGAACACCTTGAACGCCTGAATTTCCAGGACTACAAGGTCAGCGTAAAGGCCTCCGACGTGTTCATGGCGGTAGAAGCCTACCGCCTGCTGGCCAAGGAAATCGTGCAGCCGCTGCACCTGGGTATCACTGAAGCCGGCGGTTTACGCTCAGGCACAGTGAAATCTGCGGTGGGTCTCGGTATGCTGCTCGCCGAAGGGATTGGCGATACCATCCGCATCTCCCTGGCGGCAGATCCCGTAGAGGAAGTGAAAGTCGGTTACGACATTCTCAAATCCCTGCGTTTGCGTTCCCGAGGCATCAACTTCATTGCCTGCCCGAGCTGCTCGCGGCAGAACTTCGACGTGGTGAAAACCATGAACGAACTGGAAGGACGTCTCGAAGACCTACTGGTGCCGCTGGATGTTGCGGTGATCGGTTGTGTGGTCAACGGGCCGGGAGAAGCCAAAGAGGCGCACATCGGCCTGACCGGAGGCTCACCGAACCTGATCTACATCGACGGCAAACCGTCGCAGAAGTTGACGAATGACAATCTGGTGGATGATCTCGAAAGACTGATCCGCGAGAAAGCGGCCGAAAAGGTCGCGGCTGACGCAGCGCTGATCGCGCGCGGCTAA
- the bamB gene encoding outer membrane protein assembly factor BamB, producing MRDVIRWKHAALLALAVLAAGCSSNSKKELPPAELTSFKEEVVLQKQWSRSIGDGQGETYNMLVPAIDGDNIVAADVTGVVISMDRMNGDVKWKKDLEIPVSGAVGVGYGMVLLGTLKGEVVALDSSTGEEKWRARVTSEVLAPPATNGDIVVVQTQDDRVIGLDASTGAQRWLYDSTPAVLTLRGTSGPIVTNNLAVAGLSTGKVVALDTQNGVPAWETRVAIPQGRSELDRVVDIDGGLLLSGETLYVATYQGRVAALDLQSGRVNWQRDASSYAGVAQGFGSVYVSLASGTVESVDERSTTALWSNDSLARRQLSAPEVFSSYVAVGDFEGYLHLLSQVDGRFVGRERIDSDGLRARPLVVGNMLYVFGNSGKLEALTIK from the coding sequence ATGCGTGACGTGATCCGTTGGAAACATGCAGCATTGCTGGCTCTGGCCGTTCTGGCCGCGGGTTGCAGCAGCAACAGTAAAAAAGAACTGCCGCCTGCGGAGCTGACCAGCTTCAAGGAAGAAGTGGTCCTGCAAAAGCAGTGGAGCCGCTCCATCGGTGACGGTCAGGGTGAAACCTACAACATGCTGGTACCGGCCATCGACGGTGACAACATTGTCGCCGCCGACGTGACCGGCGTAGTGATTTCCATGGATCGCATGAACGGCGACGTGAAGTGGAAGAAAGACCTCGAAATACCGGTATCCGGCGCCGTAGGCGTGGGTTACGGCATGGTCTTGCTCGGTACCCTCAAGGGTGAAGTCGTGGCGCTGGATTCCAGCACCGGTGAAGAGAAATGGCGCGCTCGCGTGACCAGTGAAGTCCTCGCACCGCCTGCCACCAACGGTGATATCGTCGTGGTGCAAACCCAGGACGACCGTGTGATCGGCCTCGACGCCAGCACCGGCGCACAGCGTTGGTTGTACGACAGCACGCCTGCTGTGCTGACGCTGCGCGGTACCAGTGGTCCGATTGTGACCAACAATCTGGCCGTTGCAGGCCTGTCGACCGGTAAAGTGGTCGCCCTGGATACCCAGAACGGCGTACCGGCTTGGGAAACCCGTGTGGCCATCCCGCAAGGTCGTTCCGAACTGGACCGCGTAGTGGACATTGACGGCGGTTTGCTGTTGTCGGGTGAAACCCTTTACGTCGCCACTTACCAGGGTCGTGTTGCGGCACTGGACCTGCAGAGCGGCCGCGTCAACTGGCAGCGTGATGCTTCCAGCTACGCCGGTGTCGCCCAAGGGTTTGGCAGCGTCTATGTCAGCCTGGCGTCCGGCACTGTTGAAAGTGTCGACGAACGTTCCACCACCGCACTGTGGAGCAACGACTCCCTGGCGCGCCGCCAGCTGTCGGCACCGGAAGTGTTCTCCAGCTATGTAGCGGTCGGTGACTTCGAAGGCTACCTGCACCTGCTGAGCCAGGTAGACGGTCGTTTCGTCGGTCGCGAGCGTATCGACAGCGACGGCCTGCGTGCGCGTCCGCTGGTGGTGGGTAACATGCTTTATGTGTTTGGCAACAGCGGCAAGCTGGAAGCCCTGACCATCAAGTAA
- a CDS encoding RodZ domain-containing protein — protein sequence MKAAHPEVVAANRVNPGDTLRQARESNGWSLAEVALKLNLTSTSLGNLEAGAFDKLPGHTFARGYIRAYAKLLGIDQAVLVQEFDQFTGTDSQGSNVHGLGRIEEPVRVSHTILRIVSLLLLIAVIGGGFVWWQDQTSQRAKDLTSNAMEHVEVESADGTTQIHPLDEPEDQAVAEGQTAPEAPVATEQPAPDPAPAATAVAPASVTPTAPAHTPAAPVPAPVTQAPTAQTAISPPTTPALIAGDGRVQITFVADCWTQVTDGNGKVLFSGLKRKGDTLDQGGKPPLTLRLGFARGAQVAYNGQPVDVAPFTTGETARLKLGQ from the coding sequence ATGAAAGCGGCGCACCCGGAAGTTGTAGCAGCTAATCGCGTTAACCCAGGCGACACCTTGCGTCAGGCCCGCGAAAGCAATGGTTGGTCGCTGGCGGAAGTGGCCCTCAAGCTCAATTTGACCAGCACATCCCTGGGCAACCTGGAAGCCGGCGCGTTCGATAAGCTGCCAGGGCATACTTTCGCCCGCGGCTATATCCGTGCCTACGCCAAGCTGCTGGGGATCGACCAGGCTGTTTTAGTCCAGGAATTCGACCAGTTCACCGGCACCGACTCCCAAGGCAGCAATGTGCATGGCCTGGGTCGCATCGAAGAACCGGTGCGGGTTTCCCATACGATTTTGCGAATTGTCAGCCTGTTGTTGCTGATCGCTGTCATTGGTGGCGGCTTCGTCTGGTGGCAAGACCAGACCTCCCAGCGCGCCAAGGACCTGACCAGCAACGCCATGGAGCACGTCGAAGTCGAAAGCGCCGACGGCACCACCCAGATTCATCCGCTGGACGAGCCGGAAGACCAGGCTGTAGCCGAAGGCCAGACCGCGCCTGAAGCGCCAGTTGCCACTGAGCAACCCGCGCCGGACCCCGCACCTGCCGCGACCGCCGTCGCCCCGGCTTCCGTGACCCCGACTGCACCGGCTCACACCCCGGCCGCTCCCGTGCCGGCTCCAGTGACTCAGGCTCCAACTGCCCAGACAGCGATTTCGCCACCTACCACCCCAGCGTTGATCGCCGGTGATGGCCGCGTACAGATTACCTTCGTCGCCGACTGCTGGACGCAAGTCACCGACGGCAATGGCAAAGTGCTGTTTAGCGGTCTGAAGCGTAAGGGAGATACGCTCGACCAGGGCGGCAAGCCTCCTTTGACGCTGCGTCTGGGCTTTGCCCGTGGCGCGCAAGTGGCCTACAACGGCCAGCCTGTGGACGTAGCGCCGTTCACCACCGGCGAGACCGCTCGCCTGAAGTTGGGACAATAG
- a CDS encoding YfgM family protein — protein sequence MSSTDDEQLAEFKDWWQRNGKPLVTGGLLALVVVFGWQAWTKYQANQSQGASILYQQLLETTLTPDGKPDPAQVADLAGKLKNEFGGSTYAQYGSLFVAKVAVDTGKLDDAAAELKAIADKPTNPTLGEIARQRLAQVLAAQNKADEALKLLDGDADKAFVATREELKGDLLVQLGRTDEANAAYKKAKAALSDEAAVGGLQIKLDDLAKGDA from the coding sequence GTGTCGAGTACTGATGATGAGCAACTGGCCGAGTTCAAGGACTGGTGGCAGCGCAACGGCAAGCCCCTGGTTACTGGCGGTCTGCTGGCTTTAGTGGTGGTGTTCGGCTGGCAAGCCTGGACCAAGTATCAGGCCAACCAGTCCCAAGGCGCCTCGATCCTCTATCAGCAATTGCTGGAAACCACCCTGACGCCGGACGGCAAGCCTGACCCTGCACAGGTTGCAGACCTGGCCGGCAAGCTGAAGAACGAATTCGGTGGTAGCACCTACGCCCAGTACGGCAGCCTGTTCGTCGCGAAAGTCGCGGTCGACACCGGCAAGCTGGACGACGCCGCTGCTGAGCTGAAGGCCATCGCCGACAAGCCGACCAACCCGACCCTGGGTGAAATCGCACGTCAGCGCCTGGCGCAGGTACTGGCGGCACAGAACAAGGCTGACGAAGCACTCAAACTGCTCGACGGCGATGCGGACAAGGCATTTGTAGCCACTCGCGAAGAGCTCAAGGGCGACCTGTTGGTCCAATTGGGTCGTACCGACGAAGCCAATGCTGCGTACAAGAAAGCCAAGGCGGCGCTGTCTGATGAAGCGGCGGTCGGTGGCTTACAAATCAAGCTGGACGACTTGGCCAAAGGGGATGCGTGA
- the pilW gene encoding type IV pilus biogenesis/stability protein PilW has translation MPLRLALLLLVTGLSAGCVSSGHDSPMQTGKGRDEARVAYVQLGLGYLQQGMSEQAKVPLKKALELDSDDADANAALALVFQAQAEPELADWYFHKALAARPADPRLLNNYGSFLFAQKRYEQAALYFQQASADTLYPERSRVFENLGVTSIRLGQRDDARRQLEKALHLNGRQPRALLEMAELSYEDRHYVPARDYYERFSLLSGQNARSLLLGVRLATVHEERDTAARFGQQLERLYPGTPEYQQYLSEQ, from the coding sequence ATGCCCTTGCGCCTTGCGCTGCTTCTGCTTGTTACCGGCCTGTCGGCTGGTTGTGTTTCATCGGGCCATGACAGCCCTATGCAAACCGGTAAAGGCCGTGATGAGGCGCGAGTTGCCTATGTGCAACTGGGCTTGGGTTACTTGCAACAAGGCATGAGCGAGCAGGCCAAGGTGCCGTTGAAGAAGGCGCTTGAGCTGGACAGCGACGATGCCGACGCCAATGCCGCACTGGCTCTGGTGTTCCAGGCCCAGGCCGAGCCTGAACTGGCTGACTGGTATTTCCACAAGGCCCTGGCGGCACGCCCTGCCGACCCGCGGCTACTGAACAACTACGGCAGTTTCCTGTTTGCGCAGAAGCGTTATGAGCAGGCCGCCCTTTATTTCCAGCAGGCCAGCGCCGATACCCTCTATCCTGAGCGTTCGCGGGTGTTCGAGAACCTTGGGGTCACCTCGATCCGCCTCGGCCAGCGCGATGATGCCCGCCGGCAACTGGAAAAAGCCCTGCATTTGAATGGTCGCCAGCCTCGGGCATTGCTCGAAATGGCTGAGTTGTCCTACGAAGACAGGCATTATGTGCCGGCACGTGACTATTACGAGCGTTTTAGCCTGCTCAGCGGGCAAAATGCACGTAGTCTATTGCTCGGTGTGCGGCTGGCGACGGTTCATGAAGAACGCGACACGGCTGCACGTTTTGGCCAGCAACTCGAACGACTCTATCCCGGTACGCCGGAATATCAGCAATACCTGTCGGAGCAATGA